One region of Vescimonas fastidiosa genomic DNA includes:
- a CDS encoding FeoA family protein, translated as MKTLKDVKIGETARVVKLHGEGPVKRRIMDMGITKGVEVYVRKVAPLGDPVEVTVRGYELSLRKADIEMIEVE; from the coding sequence ATGAAAACACTGAAGGATGTTAAGATCGGCGAGACCGCCAGGGTGGTAAAGCTCCACGGTGAGGGGCCTGTCAAGCGCCGCATCATGGACATGGGCATCACCAAAGGCGTGGAGGTCTATGTGCGCAAGGTAGCTCCCTTGGGTGACCCCGTGGAGGTCACGGTCCGGGGCTACGAGCTGAGCCTGCGCAAGGCTGACATCGAGATGATCGAGGTAGAATAA
- a CDS encoding FeoA family protein: MMPLALADMGTENIIRRIGGSPEVRKHLEDLGFVAGGSATVVSSLGGNLIVKVKESRVAISEEMARKIMI; encoded by the coding sequence ATGATGCCGCTTGCATTGGCAGATATGGGTACGGAAAATATCATTCGCCGCATCGGTGGCAGCCCGGAGGTCCGCAAGCACCTGGAGGATCTGGGTTTTGTAGCCGGGGGCAGCGCCACGGTGGTCTCCTCACTGGGTGGCAACCTCATCGTGAAGGTGAAGGAGTCCCGGGTGGCCATCAGCGAAGAAATGGCAAGAAAAATTATGATATAA
- the feoB gene encoding ferrous iron transport protein B, which produces MEKQIKIALAGNPNCGKTTLFNALTGSNQFVGNWPGVTVEKKEGKLKKHDDVVIMDLPGIYSLSPYTLEEVVARNYLIKERPDAILNIIDGTNLERNLYLTTQLTELGIPVVVAINMMDVVKKNGDSINTQELARELGCKVVEISALKGTGVMLAAEEAVRAANGGRTVPMHTFSGPVEHAIAHIEEAAVHTMPEEQQRWYAIKIFERDDKVLSQLSIPADVMAHIEEDIKAAEKELDDDAESIITGERYVYIAELIKGCYKKKNAGTLSASDKIDKIVTNRWLGLPIFAAVMFLVYWIAMVAVGAPATDWANDGVFGDGWHLLGIGSKEYNEVNDEYTAAIQAVDAFLGLDTEAEDFDASAALADMKAFTPDSTTATVDVEDEETLAINTMTAYYNALPEGADKMDDVVQMTYVDAVAYLEKNGFEAPDPADYGVWVPGIPVLIGDALDAADTAPWLSGLILDGIVAGVGAVLGFVPQMLVLFLMLAFLEACGYMARIAFVLDRVFRKFGLSGKSFIPMLIGVGCGVPGIMASRTIENERDRRMTIMTTTFIPCGAKVPFIAMIAGALFGGSAWVSTSAYFIGMAAIIVSGIMLKKTKMFAGDPAPFVMELPAYHWPTLGNVLRSMWERGWSFIKKAGTIILLSTIFVWFTTYFGWVDGTFRMLDESEIDSSILAAIGGVIAWIFKPLGWGTWQAAVASITGLVAKENIVGTLGILYGGGDGTVYQNIAQAFNGISGYSFLVFNLLCAPCFAAIGAIKREMNNHKWTWFAIGYQCGFAYVIGLMINQFGGLFTGSMNIIGLIFAVAALVFLVYMLVRPYKEATKLSAKI; this is translated from the coding sequence ATGGAAAAACAAATCAAGATCGCGTTGGCGGGCAACCCCAACTGCGGCAAGACCACCCTTTTCAACGCTCTCACCGGCTCCAATCAGTTCGTTGGTAACTGGCCCGGCGTCACGGTGGAGAAGAAAGAGGGCAAGCTGAAGAAGCACGACGATGTGGTGATCATGGACCTGCCCGGCATCTACTCCCTGTCCCCCTACACGCTGGAGGAGGTGGTAGCCCGTAACTATCTGATCAAGGAGCGTCCCGATGCCATCCTGAATATCATCGACGGCACCAACCTGGAGCGCAACCTCTACCTCACCACGCAGCTCACCGAGCTGGGCATTCCCGTTGTGGTGGCCATCAACATGATGGATGTGGTGAAGAAGAACGGTGACAGCATCAACACCCAGGAGCTGGCCCGGGAGCTGGGCTGCAAGGTGGTGGAGATCTCCGCTCTGAAGGGCACCGGCGTCATGCTGGCCGCCGAGGAGGCCGTCCGGGCCGCCAACGGCGGAAGGACCGTCCCCATGCACACCTTCTCCGGCCCCGTGGAGCACGCCATTGCCCACATTGAGGAGGCCGCCGTACATACCATGCCCGAGGAGCAGCAGCGCTGGTACGCCATCAAGATCTTCGAGCGTGATGACAAGGTTCTCTCCCAGCTGAGCATTCCCGCCGATGTCATGGCCCATATCGAGGAGGACATCAAGGCCGCCGAGAAGGAGCTGGACGATGACGCCGAGAGCATCATCACCGGTGAGCGCTATGTCTATATCGCCGAGCTCATCAAGGGCTGCTACAAGAAAAAGAATGCGGGCACCCTCTCCGCCTCCGACAAGATCGACAAGATCGTCACCAACCGCTGGCTGGGTCTGCCCATCTTTGCCGCGGTGATGTTCCTGGTATACTGGATCGCCATGGTAGCCGTAGGCGCCCCCGCTACCGACTGGGCCAATGACGGCGTGTTCGGTGACGGCTGGCACCTGCTGGGCATCGGCTCCAAGGAGTATAACGAGGTCAATGATGAGTACACCGCCGCCATCCAGGCCGTGGATGCCTTCCTGGGTCTGGACACGGAGGCCGAGGACTTTGACGCAAGCGCCGCCCTGGCCGATATGAAGGCCTTCACCCCCGATTCCACCACCGCCACCGTGGATGTGGAGGATGAGGAGACCTTGGCCATCAACACCATGACCGCCTACTATAACGCTCTGCCCGAGGGCGCCGACAAGATGGACGATGTGGTCCAAATGACCTATGTGGACGCCGTGGCCTACCTGGAGAAGAACGGCTTTGAGGCCCCGGATCCCGCCGACTACGGCGTGTGGGTCCCGGGTATCCCTGTGCTGATCGGTGATGCCCTGGATGCGGCCGACACCGCTCCCTGGCTCAGTGGCCTGATCCTGGACGGTATCGTAGCCGGTGTGGGTGCCGTGCTGGGCTTCGTGCCTCAGATGCTGGTGCTGTTCCTGATGCTGGCCTTCCTGGAGGCCTGCGGCTACATGGCCCGTATCGCCTTCGTTCTGGACCGTGTGTTCCGCAAGTTCGGTCTGTCCGGCAAATCCTTCATCCCCATGCTCATCGGCGTGGGCTGCGGCGTGCCCGGCATCATGGCCTCCCGTACCATAGAAAACGAACGGGATCGCCGTATGACCATTATGACCACCACCTTTATCCCCTGCGGCGCTAAGGTGCCCTTCATCGCCATGATCGCCGGCGCTCTGTTCGGCGGCAGCGCATGGGTCTCCACCTCCGCCTACTTCATCGGCATGGCCGCCATCATCGTCTCCGGCATCATGCTGAAAAAGACGAAGATGTTCGCCGGCGACCCCGCTCCTTTCGTTATGGAGCTGCCCGCCTACCACTGGCCCACCCTGGGCAATGTCCTGCGCAGCATGTGGGAGCGCGGCTGGTCCTTCATTAAGAAGGCCGGTACCATCATCCTGCTCTCCACCATCTTTGTTTGGTTCACCACCTACTTCGGCTGGGTGGACGGCACCTTCCGTATGCTGGATGAGAGTGAGATCGACTCCTCCATTTTGGCTGCCATCGGCGGTGTCATCGCCTGGATCTTCAAGCCCCTGGGCTGGGGCACCTGGCAGGCCGCCGTGGCCTCCATCACCGGCCTTGTGGCCAAGGAGAACATCGTGGGTACTCTGGGTATCCTCTATGGCGGCGGCGACGGAACCGTGTACCAGAACATCGCCCAGGCCTTCAACGGCATCAGCGGCTACAGCTTCCTGGTCTTTAACCTGCTGTGCGCTCCCTGCTTCGCCGCCATCGGCGCCATCAAGCGGGAGATGAACAACCACAAGTGGACCTGGTTTGCCATCGGCTATCAGTGCGGCTTCGCCTATGTCATCGGTCTGATGATCAACCAGTTCGGCGGCCTGTTTACCGGCAGCATGAATATCATCGGTCTCATCTTTGCCGTGGCCGCCCTGGTATTCCTGGTCTATATGCTGGTGCGCCCCTACAAGGAAGCC